The following are encoded in a window of Podospora pseudoanserina strain CBS 124.78 chromosome 6, whole genome shotgun sequence genomic DNA:
- a CDS encoding hypothetical protein (EggNog:ENOG503P98X), protein MAQVCFMLRLSFVRFTPTIVSFPFLASSTYSTHRSHLILDTNTLSISHHTSPTAKMDYLKTAFNYTKLTLLSFTDHKNNPFSSQQLTKATRTMAEEKAPQPTSAEAFLFYSIVKNLRTRPDINWEGVARDNGFKNAETAKVRYGQVKRKLNIENWSPPVKPQGGRSSGSGVGKTEMDQGTSLVSSKPKAGTGAGVVKKRTNNNGKGGGKKTPAKVMEEEDDDEEEEEEEEEKSKAKGIDAALARLSPTPTGRAQRQVEFGSAIADVDEYISSLQSRTPIVAARQVGSYPPRGVKIAGEVYLKTAIPVRGLGDVWTVKPVSPEGHEAWFQGLGLEDQNRFMEEAVEFFVKSSEEGVVGENALVVHQGGDDTGVH, encoded by the exons ATGGCACAAGTGTGCTTTATGTTGCGACTTTCTTTCGTCAGATTCACACCGACAATtgtttccttccccttcctcgcctcgtcTACCTATTCAACACATAGAtcccacctcatcctcgacacAAACACTCTATCAATCTCACATCACACCTctccaaccgccaaaatggaCTACCTAAAGACAGCCTTCAATTATACAAAACTAactcttctctctttcacAGAccacaaaaacaaccccttTTCATCTCAACAACTCACAAAAGCAACAAGGACAATGGCCGAAGAGAAAGCCCCCCAGCCCACCTCAGCTGAGGCCTTCCTCTTCTATTCCATAGTGAAGAATCTGAGAACCCGGCCAGATATCAACTGGGAGGGCGTCGCCCGCGACAACGGTTTCAAAAACGCCGAGACGGCCAAGGTGCGCTACGGACAGGTGAAGCGCAAGCTCAACATTGAGAACTGGTCGCCGCCCGTCAAGCCGCAGGGCGGCAGATCCAGCGGTTCGGGCGTGGGCAAGACGGAGATGGACCAGGGGACTAGTCTTGTGAGCAGCAAGCCCAAGGCTGGGACTGGAgccggggtggtgaagaagaggacgaacAACAatgggaagggtggtgggaagaagaCTCCGGCCAAGGTtatggaggaagagg atgatgacgaggaggaggaggaggaggaggaggagaagtcgAAGGCGAAGGGGATCGATGCTGCCTTGGCGAGACTCTCTCCCACGCCGACGGGACGGGCTCAGCGGCAGGTTGAGTTTGGCAGTGCGATTGCTGATGTGGATGAGTATATTTCTTCGCTGCAGAGTCGGACTCCCATCGTGGCTGCCAGGCAGGTTGGTTCTTACCCTCCTCGTGGGGTCAAGATCGCGGGGGAGGTTTATCTGAAGACTGCCATTCCAGttagggggttgggggatgtgTGGACGGTCAAGCCGGTTAGTCCTGAGGGGCATGAGGCTTGGTTtcaggggttggggttggaggatcAGAACCGGTTTATGGAGGAGGCAGTGGAGTTTTTTGTGAAGAgttcggaggagggggtcgtGGGGGAGAATGCGTTGGTGGTGCAtcagggtggtgatgatacGGGGGTTCACtaa
- a CDS encoding hypothetical protein (EggNog:ENOG503P53P): MATQQTPPQTLQAFNTYPWASDREFMQSLITTLGPLLSPQSLSSPFTKPQVLTSIQTLRAKYYTAKFNVPISPSPSSATTLPTPDEEILKKASWLYVNIQKKITNNTPVPPAEGPKEEEVPEWQRSGGVKVDLSKKAEDGEGGGEGEDRKGEYPNKFQAIIEAVTTGKTIEGIREIEERVVRGEGVVPVGGRRVPVKPWERGRVLGDGVGEDGGGLGKVLDEDFPPLPEA; this comes from the exons ATGGccacccaacaaaccccaccccaaaccctccaagcATTCAACACCTACCCCTGGGCCTCAGACCGAGAATTCATG CAATCCCTCATCACAACCCTCGGCCCTCTCCTATccccccaatccctctcctcccccttcaccaaGCCCCAAGTCCTCACCTCCATCCAGACCCTCCGCGCAAAATATTACACCGCCAAATTCAAcgtccccatctccccctccccttcctccgccaccacactcccaaccccagacGAGGAAATCCTCAAAAAGGCCTCTTGGCTGTATGTGAATATCCAAAAGAAAATAACCAACAATACCCCTGTCCCACCAGCAGAGGGaccaaaggaggaggaagtgcCGGAGTGGCAGAGGAGTGGGGGGGTGAAGGTTGATTTATCGAAAAaggcggaggatggggaggggggaggggaaggcgaggatAGGAAAGGGGAATATCCTAATAAGTTTCAGGCGATTATCGAAGCGGTGACGACGGGGAAGACGATTGAGGGGATtagggagattgaggagcgggttgtgaggggggagggggtggtgcctgttggggggaggagggtgccggTTAAGccttgggagagggggagagttttgggggatggggttggggaggatgggggtgggttggggaaggtgttggatgaggaTTTTCCGCCTTTACCGGAGGCGTAA
- the PTC5 gene encoding [Pyruvate dehydrogenase [acetyl-transferring]]-phosphatase 1, mitochondrial (COG:T; EggNog:ENOG503NXCM), translating into MRRAAVQAFRTTFQYTARGLGRRPFTTSLPTTAARRLLSSTSTTAARRTLKNHSNATGIPPPLLENINNNNNSLPLPPPLQSSMYYRRASVVLASALVGYGAWYSYNGTDVNNVPVKRGYSTTTITDTSTADTSLPTRNVLVISADQLHTGTIVGDGPISKTTSEDGTRVIEMLNPEQATEKLRKLEESYLVNRGQGVVRYDLVQLPSNDPIEDDHTEKIIEMQPATSEKGGNDWMFWGVFDGHSGWTTSAKLRQTLVSFVARELNQTYQESNNDLSGPGVEAAIRKGFLKLDDEIVNQSVQKVMRANNKTMAAELLAPALSGSCALLSFYDSRSKLLRVACTGDSRAVLGRRTESGKWTATPLSVDQTGSNVDEASRLRREHPNEPYVVRNGRVLGGLEPSRAFGDASYKWTREISERLRKHFFARSVSPALKTPPYVTAEPVITTTRIEPERGDFVVMATDGLWEMLTNEEVIGLVGKWIDAQQQKGGKQSGLFDSVWSRTFGGGGSSKDGPGGLPVEVSKVEEVEGQKTPFRGGGNDGFVVEDANVATHLVRNALGEEQGAGYLLWGGRGGRGREVVVNREASKGVKGRGRGPSCRELGLFNPGRFQDGY; encoded by the exons ATGCGCCGCGCTGCCGTACAAGCCTTTCGGACCACGTTTCAATATACTGCCCGGGGCCTTGGCCGACGCCCCTTCACAACCtctctccccaccaccgccgcccgccgtctcctctcctcaacctccaccaccgccgcccgtCGCACCCTCAAGAATCACAGCAATGCCACCGGtattccccctcccctcctagagaacatcaacaacaacaacaacagtctccccctcccaccacccctccaatcCTCAATGTACTACCGCCGCGCCTCGGTCGTCCTCGCGTCGGCACTCGTGGGCTACGGAGCCTGGTACTCGTACAACGGCACCGACGTCAACAACGTCCCCGTCAAGCGCGGttactccaccaccaccatcaccgacacCTCCACTGCAGACACCTCCCTTCCGACACGCAACGTCTTGGTCATCAGCGCTGACCAGCTCCACACCGGAACGATAGTAGGCGACGGACCCATCAGCAAGACCACCTCGGAAGACGGCACGAGAGTGATCGAGATGCTCAACCCGGAGCAGGCGACAGAAAAgttgaggaagctggaggagtcATATCTCGTCAACCGAGGCCAAGGCGTGGTGAGATACGACCTGGTGCAATTACCAAGCAACGACCCAATCGAGGACGACCACACGGAGAAGATCATTGAGATGCAGCCCGCGACGagtgaaaaaggggggaatgattggatgttttggggggtgtttgatggaCATAG CGGCTGGACAACCTCTGCCAAACTCCGCCAGACTCTCGTCTCTTTTGTCGCCCGCGAGCTGAACCAGACGTATCAAGAATCAAACAATGACCTCTCGGGTCCCGGCGTGGAGGCGGCTATTAGAAAGGGGTTTTTAAAGCTCGATGATGAAATAGTCAACCAGAGCGTGCAAAAAGTCATGAGagccaacaacaagaccatGGCCGCCGAACTTTTGGCACCTGCCCTGTCCGGATCATGCGCCTTATTGTCCTTTTACGATTCCCGCTCTAAGCTCCTCCGCGTAGCTTGCACGGGAGACTCACGCGCCGTTTTGGGCAGGAGGACAGAATCGGGAAAATGGACGGCGACGCCGCTGTCGGTTGATCAGACCGGCTCCAATGTGGACGAGGCGAGTAGACTGAGGAGGGAACACCCCAACGAGCCCTATGTCGTTCGGAACGGGAGGGTgctgggtgggttggagCCGTCGAGGGCGTTTGGGGATGCGAGTTACAAGTGGACGAGGGAGATTtcggagaggttgaggaagcaCTTTTTTGCGAGGTCGGTCTCGCCGGCGTTGAAGACGCCGCCTTATGTGACGGCTGAGCCGGTGATCACTACCACGAGGATTGAGCCGGAGAGGGGGGATtttgtggtgatggctaCGGATGGGTTGTGGGAGATGTTGACTAATGAGGAGGTGATTGGGTTGGTCGGGAAGTGGATTGATGCTCAGCAgcaaaagggggggaaacaGTCGGGGTTGTTTGATTCGGTTTGGTCGAGGActtttggcggtggagggtcGAGTAAGGATGGGCCCGGGGGGTTGCCGGTGGAGGTGtccaaggtggaggaggtggagggtcaAAAGACGCCGTTTAGGGG TGGGGGGAATGATGggtttgtggtggaggatgcgaATGTGGCGACGCACCTGGTGAGGAATGCGTTGGGGGAAGAACAGGGAGCAG GTTATCttctttggggagggaggggagggagagggagggaggtggtggtgaatcgGGAGGCGAGcaagggggtgaaggggagggggcgagggCCAAGTTGTAGGGAACTTGGTCTGTTCAACCCGGGGAGGTTTCAAGATGGGTATTGA
- a CDS encoding hypothetical protein (COG:C; EggNog:ENOG503NTYS), with protein sequence MTKVELTGVEVAKHKSADDCWVIVHGRAYDVTDFLPEHPGGSKIILKYAGKDATEEFDPIHPPDTLEKYLPKDKHKGPVDMSTVVVEKQEVLPEEQERMKRIEEMPLLEQCYNLLDFEGVAKRVMKKTAWGYYSSAADDEITLRENQTAFQRIWFRPKILVNVEKVDFSTTMLGTKVDIPFYVTATALGKLGHVEGEVVLTRASARHNVVQMIPTLASCSFDEIMDAADASQVQWLQLYVNKDRAITKRIVEHAEKRGCKGLFITVDAPQLGRREKDMRLKFTDEGSNVQKGSGEKTDNSQGAARAISSFIDPGLCWDDIPWFRSVTKMPIVLKGVQRVEDVLRAVEVGCAGVVLSNHGGRQLDFARSGIEVLAETMPVLKKMGLEKKIEVYVDGGVRRATDIIKALCLGAKGVGIGRPFLYAMSAYGQEGVERAMQLLKDEMEMNMRLIGARTIEELNEGMVDARGLFSHGVGPVNFLAERVYDPLVGPPQRERSKL encoded by the exons ATGACCAAAGTCGAGCTCACAGGCGTGGAAGTCGCCAAACACAAGTCGGCAGACGACTGCTGGGTCATCGTCCAT GGCCGCGCCTACGACGTGACAGACTTCCTCCCCGAACATCCCGGCGGCTCCAAAATCATCCTCAAATACGCCGGCAAAGACGCCACCGAAGAATTCgaccccatccaccccccggACACTCTGGAAAAATACCTTCCAAAAGATAAACACAAAGGTCCCGTCGACATGTccaccgtcgtcgtcgagaaACAAGAGGTCCTCCCAGAAGAGCAGGAGAGAATGAAGAGGATCGAGGAGATGCCCTTGCTCGAACAATGCTACAACTTGCTTGACTTTGAGGGCGTGGCaaagagggtgatgaagaagactgcTTGGGGGTATTACTCTAGTGcggctgatgatgagatt ACCCTCCGAGAAAACCAAACAGCCTTTCAACGCATCTGGTTCCGCCCCAAAATCCTCGTCAACGTCGAAAAAGTCgacttttccaccaccatgcTCGGCACCAAGGTCGACATTCCCTTTTACGTCACCGCCACCGCTCTCGGCAAACTCGGTCACGTAGAAGGCGAGGTTGTCCTCACCCGTGCTTCGGCGAGGCACAACGTTGTCCAAATGATCCCCACCCTtgcctcctgctcctttgACGAGATCATGGACGCTGCAGATGCAAGCCAAGTCCAGTGGCTGCAGCTCTACGTCAACAAAGACAGGGCCATCACCAAGAGGATCGTCGAGCACGCCGAGAAGAGGGGTTGCAAGGGGCTGTTCATCACCGTTGACGCGCCAcagctggggaggagggagaaagaCATGAGGTTGAAATTCACGGATGAGGGCTCGAATGTGCAGAAGGGGTCAGGGGAGAAGACGGACAACAGCCAGGGTGCGGCGAGGGCGATCAGCAGTTTTATCGACCCAGGGCTGTGCTGGGATGATATTCCTTGGTTCAGGTCCGTTACCAAGATGCCCATCGTTTTGAAGGGGGTTCAGAGAGTGGAGGACGtgttgagggcggtggaggttgggtgcGCGGGCGTGGTGCTATCTAACCATGGAGGGCGACAGTTGGATTTTGCGAGGTCGGGGATTGAAGTCTTGGCGGAGACTATGCCTgtgctgaagaagatggggctggagaagaagattgaggtttatgttgatgggggggtgaggagggcgacggATATCATCAAGGCGCTGTGTTTGGGGGCtaagggggtggggatcGGGAGACCGTTCTTGTATGCCATGAGCGCGTACGGgcaggagggggtggagagggcgatgCAGTTGCTcaaggatgagatggagatgaaTATGAGGCTCATTGGGGCGAGGACGATTGAGGAGTTGAAcgaggggatggtggatgcACGGGGGCTTTTTAGCCATGGGGTTGGGCCGGTGAATTTTTTGGCGGAGAGGGTCTATGATCCGCTTGTCGGGCCGCcgcagagggagaggagtaAGTTGTAG
- a CDS encoding hypothetical protein (EggNog:ENOG503PD42), protein MSTTNPYGYTMAATYDQGLEPARHDYPEVTDPSHCAPEYVPPQPLTNEPMKPYGSTYVTPAAPYELSHTRESSSVYGGHAATAAPPYDMHDQVRLPASPPTADLSSSMSSEKPPSHHRKKTIFGCTTLVFVLSCIIALLSMAVIGLAAAAGMEAHRANTNASRIAVMLAESNSTSGGLESVSDAEPEPGTGSGSDSNTTPGSTRTVTVTVSAAAAATETVRVTPASAISAVDDGCSENPEKVHGSTYTSYKRFNSLKFTRYCQRDPDGSLVMVIFTSTFEQCMDACASYSTYVAESFPTGGAKTRCDGVSFIPEWADKAAAGKENSRGNCYLKSGVKGEGGENGKKVKVHAAILQG, encoded by the exons ATGTCGACCACAAATCCCTACGGCtacaccatggccgccacA TACGATCAAGGCCTCGAGCCAGCGCGCCACGACTATCCAGAGGTCACAGACCCTTCCCACTGCGCACCGGAATACGTGCCTCCCCAGCCACTGACCAATGAGCCGATGAAGCCGTATGGAAGTACTTACGTGACTCCTGCCGCCCCTTATGAGCTCTCACACACGAGGGAATCATCCTCGGTATATGGTGGACATGCAGCAACGGCGGCACCACCTTACGATATGCACGATCAGGTCCGGTTGCCAGCATCGCCCCCAACGGCAGATCTGTCATCATCGATGAGCTCGGAAAAGcccccttctcaccaccggAAAAAGACAATATTCGGCTGCACAACACTGGTGTTTGTTCTCTCGTGCATCATTGCGCTTCTGTCGATGGCGGTGATTGGGCTGGCAGCTGCCGCGGGTATGGAGGCGCACAGGGCGAACACCAACGCGAGCAGGATAGCGGTCATGCTTGCTGAGAGCAATAGTACGTctggggggttggagtcGGTTTCTGACGCCGAGCCCGAGCCTGGTACCGGTTCTGGTTCTGATTCCAACACTACTCCCGGCAGCACAAGaaccgtcaccgtcaccgtctccgctgctgctgcggcgacCGAGACTGTCAGGGTCACTCCTGCTTCCGCCATCTCCGCCGTTGACGACGGCTGCTCGGAAAACCCTGAGAAAGTCCACGGGTCGACTTATACTTCTTATAAAC GCTTCAACTCTTTGAAATTCACCCGCTACTGCCAACGAGATCCAGACGGCTCGCTCGTGATGGTGATTTTTACCTCGACTTTTGAGCAGTGCATGGACGCGTGCGCGTCGTACTCGACCTATGTAGCGGAGTCGTTCCCCACGGGAGGCGCAAAGACGAGGTGTGACGGGGTTAGTTTTATTCCCGAGTGGGCGGATAAGGCTGCTGCGGGTAAGGAGAATTCGAGGGGGAATTGTTACCTGAAGAGTGGAGttaagggggaggggggagagaatGGGAAAAAGGTCAAGGTTCATGCTGCTATTTTGCAGGGATAA